From Bombina bombina isolate aBomBom1 chromosome 1, aBomBom1.pri, whole genome shotgun sequence:
GCTTCAGGGGTTCCTCCAATATATAAGGTCTGAATACATTAGTTATACCAACAAAATGCTCTATTAATAATTTGATTTAAGGTGGAACTTATTTGATTCCATTTTAACTTGTACTATATATAACATGTTTCTTAAGATGGATTTCAATTACTATGTAACCACACTTGTTTAGTTATTTAGCATATGTATCTGACTGATCTCTTTCCATCATTTACAGGAGAAGTGTATGGAGAAACCAGGTCCAAAATTGGACGCTCGGAGTGAAGGTTGTTTTGTGAACTGCGTTGAAAGATTCATAGATACCAGTCAGTTTATCCTTAACCGGCTTGAGCAAACACAGAAATCCAGAGGGGCATTTTCTGAGAgcttatctgaataaagaaaggaaACTCGCCTAAAAAAGTTTATTCAACAAACTGCAGGGATCTTCTAAGCGGATTGGCACAATTGGGGGAAACAGGATTTCAGAAAACCTTTGTAAGGGGGAAACAAAATGTCTAGTGGATTGAACATTTTTATATAACAGTCTAGTTGATCTTTTCTGATAGCCTGGTCTGCTGTGGGAAGAGTGAGCTTTGTGAGTGTTGGACTGAAAACTGGACGTTTAGGCCATGACTCAACCTGTCTGGCACAGTGAGATGTCCTGCCATCCACATGTACAATATGTCTACATCTGATGACTTATTTTATGTTATGGTGAGAAACCTATGCACTTCAATAAATGAGAGAGCTTCAGTATAGCCTATATTGTGTACTTACATTGTAGGGCTGTTGTCTCTCTCCAGCAGTCATGTTAGTCTGTGTCATATTCAAGAAGAATCTTTTAATTTCTGTTATGCTTTTACAAAGTAAACGTGTAAATACAAATCTTAATACATCAAAAAGTTAACATTGGCTATAAAACCAACTTTAACAGCAACAAGCACAAATGAAtattgaaaataaaactttaaatttttaatttaaccAGAAAGTCTGAATTCAACAATGTAGCAGTAAAGTATTTGTACATAAGGCACAGCACAAAGAGGAGACATATGGGACTTTTAGACTGTGCCTCACTTTAGTGACAGGAGGCAGAATGTGATATTTCCCAACACTTTACTGTGCATGCTCCAGTGTCCGGTGAAGTTATGGTGCATAAGTTCTTTCCTTACGCAGTCATATGGAATGTCTGTTTCTGTCTCTCCAGGCAGGTATATGCTACGCTTTGTCAACAGGAAGACAGAGTTTAAAGCGCATGAAGTTTATTTCCCCCTGCTTTGTCAAACTTGACTAAATGACGCATGGTCAGTGTAAATAAAATTAATAGGGCCCCTTTACTGATTATCCAACAGATGCTCCCACTCTCTCATGGAGACTGGATCTTTCTTTTTTATCTCTCAGGTCAATTTTATCCTCCAGTTTCAGGTATAGGGGAAGTAATGTAAGGGGCAGGGGGAGCTCCCGGTATGCATAAAGCAAGAAAATGCCCAAAACGATGGTAACAAATCCACTAACTGTCCCCACAACACTGCTTACACTCAGGTGACGCCACTCCTGGAACAAAATAGCAGAACAGGCAAGGACACATGAAGTGAAGATCACATAGTAGATTGGGGTTACCAGAGATGTAGTGAACACATCCAGGGCCCTACAATAGGGAGATATGTAAATACATAGCAATAAACATACAGaatgggagaaaataaaaacaTCATAGCTTATCTACAGAACATGTAAAGACAATATGCTGTGATTCAAAAGATGCAGAGATCTCACTAACATAGCACCAAGTAATAAATACCAACAAACAAAAAATCATTAAATCTTTTGCTGGGCAAAAAATGGCTGCTCCTATGGTAGCAACTAGCTATAGAAAGCTATTACGCTATTGTCAGGTTCCTGGGTTGgacgcttctctcttttaatgtatgcaaaatattaaacaaaaatattttatatgcatagtattgaggttattccctgcctccctctaatcatgggtgccgccatgttgaagtctgtctttcactacattccagtgctgacgtgtttgcacatgtgcagtaactccttcagatacctgcagtgtaacctaggtttcataatAGCAGCACCCATAATAAGAGGGAtgggcatgaaatgtatttagggtcCCTTAAAGGCAACAGTTTGCGATTATATATAGAATAAGCAGAGCAACATAAATACTTGAAGGGAAACCGTTATAAAGCAGGCCACTACTGTCTggtttatataacacacacagcatatactttgtAACTACCTGCTGATTTTAAGATTAAGTAATTGTCCTAGTAACCAATATGCATTTGGGATATGAATGAAGTTGAAAATGTGTTTTGTACAGCAGTTGCCtcatataaaatatacacaaattGTGAAACTAAAGCCTGGTTCTGAAGAATTAGAAATGTATCTTGTACTATGTGCACAAGTAGACCACACTGACAGGCGTTACATGCTCAGGTATAGGTACTCCTGATAGATATTTTCAGAATGAGAATAACAAGCACAGAGATATCAGGTTTGATGACTCACCTGTTTAAATAGTGGATCTGGATGCTAATGCAGATGCACAAGCAAAGAAACAGCAGCCACCCTAGTGGGTCCTTAAACACAGCAATGCCTGAGAATATGCCTCTGATAGCAATACCTAGCCCCTTCACGCAGGCCACTGAGAGGGATCCCACAAGGGAGCAGATCAGCACATACACTAATACATTACTGTGACCCCAACGTGGTGCTGCCAGACAGGCAAGGAGAAGAGAGAGCAGGACAACCAAGGAGGCGAAGGCCACAAATCCTGGGGAATAGAGAATAAACTGTTAGAAAGCCACAATATTTGCAGTGGTGGGCACACTGGAGACATGCAACGGTAATTCTTTTCATTTAAAAAGGGAACAAATAAGTGATTAATATCTAAAGTTAAAGCGCTTTCATGTTACAAATAGCACCTgctgttttaagagacttttcaatttatgcTGCTTATCAAATTAACTATTTTGATTGTTCTTTTGGTGTCTTGTTTTAAAAGCATAGCTAAGTAGGCTCAGCAGCAGAAATgcatttctgggagctagctgttgattggtgtctgcacacatacctgttatcattggctcaccagatgtgtttagctaggtcccaaATAGTGAATTAAGCTCTGGAGCAAATATTAACCCCTTCGGGACAGGGGCAAAGTTCTAATGTAAAGTCACTTGTTCGTTGCTGTGATCACGTCACTTCAGCGTCTGGGGACTGCTTATGATGCTAGGCACATACCCCAGTCGGATCTTCTGATTTCTTCAATACAGAAGGGAGCAGGAGGCTGCAAATGATAGAATGGCCCATGCCATCCTAAGGGCATTAAAGTCCAGTGCttattaggacggcatggaacatcctaagagcatcaaggggggggggggttaactttACGTTTAACCCCTTTCAGGCGTTAGTTACTTAATTATTTGCACGTAATAGAGCAATAATGAAATGATCTAATGCACTTTCACGTCCCTTTTAACTTGGCAAAGTGTAACATTACTACTCAAACTTATTGGTAACTGGTAGAGAAATTAAGTTCTTTCAAGTTGTTTAAAAGAAGGGAAACAAACCATgcagcaagaaataaaaaaagtaatgcAGGACATATATCTACAAAAAGCAATTAATAGCCCTACATTTCCTGTAGGAATATGGGCTGACTGGATGAGTTGTGGTGAAATTTATATATAATGGGAGGTTAGAAAAATGACAGAGGAACAGTGTCCATTTCTTAGCCAATAGCAATGTAATGTATGTTATTAAAAGTTTTATGGATTGTAGAGAGGCCTCACAAGCAGCCTGTAGTTTTTAATAATAGAAGAAAGTCTGTTATATATACTAGAGAGGGTTAAAAGCACTGATCAGAAGTTAAAGACCACTTCAAACCTGGTTGTTGGAGCTTTTCCTCCATGTCACTGAGCGTGGACACTTCCTCCTCTTGTGGGGCATGAAGCACCATGACTGTAGAGCCCACAATACTTAGAGCACAACCCGTCTTAGCTGGAGAGGTCAGCTTCTCACTCAGGAAATAGGAGGAGAGGACAGCACTGTGAAGGTTTGAGGC
This genomic window contains:
- the TIMM8A gene encoding mitochondrial import inner membrane translocase subunit Tim8 A, producing MMEAAADPQLQRFIEAETQKQRFQGLVHQLTELCWEKCMEKPGPKLDARSEGCFVNCVERFIDTSQFILNRLEQTQKSRGAFSESLSE
- the LOC128645738 gene encoding magnesium transporter NIPA2 isoform X1; translation: MKLDGRQELKSTELDMETSGSHYEFYIGLVLAVSSSIFIGSSFILKKKGLLKLCGRGQLRAGHGGHAYLREWLWWAGLLSMGIGEAANFAAYIFAPATLVTPLGGLSVLVSAVLSSYFLSEKLTSPAKTGCALSIVGSTVMVLHAPQEEEVSTLSDMEEKLQQPGFVAFASLVVLLSLLLACLAAPRWGHSNVLVYVLICSLVGSLSVACVKGLGIAIRGIFSGIAVFKDPLGWLLFLCLCICISIQIHYLNRALDVFTTSLVTPIYYVIFTSCVLACSAILFQEWRHLSVSSVVGTVSGFVTIVLGIFLLYAYRELPLPLTLLPLYLKLEDKIDLRDKKERSSLHERVGASVG
- the LOC128645738 gene encoding magnesium transporter NIPA2 isoform X2, encoding METSGSHYEFYIGLVLAVSSSIFIGSSFILKKKGLLKLCGRGQLRAGHGGHAYLREWLWWAGLLSMGIGEAANFAAYIFAPATLVTPLGGLSVLVSAVLSSYFLSEKLTSPAKTGCALSIVGSTVMVLHAPQEEEVSTLSDMEEKLQQPGFVAFASLVVLLSLLLACLAAPRWGHSNVLVYVLICSLVGSLSVACVKGLGIAIRGIFSGIAVFKDPLGWLLFLCLCICISIQIHYLNRALDVFTTSLVTPIYYVIFTSCVLACSAILFQEWRHLSVSSVVGTVSGFVTIVLGIFLLYAYRELPLPLTLLPLYLKLEDKIDLRDKKERSSLHERVGASVG